The DNA window CCGACGACGCCACCTGCCGCACCCGGTCCATCGCGGTCACCAGCGCCGCGTCGGCGGGCAGGTCGAGCGCGTTCGGCCAGTCCTCTAGGTGCACCGAGCGGCCACCGGTCAGCCCGCGCCACACCGTTTCCGTGGTCAGCGGCAGCAGCGGCGCCATCACGCGCGTGGTCACCTCCAGCACGGTGTGCAGGGTGTCGATCGCGTCCGCGTCACCGGCCCAGAACCGGTCGCGCGAGCGGCGCACGTACCAGTTCGTCAGCACCTCGAGAAAATCACGGACGAGCTGGCAGGCACCCGCGATGTCGTAGGTGTCGAGCGCGTACTCGACGTCGGTCACCAGTTCGTGCGTCTTCGCCAGCACGTACCGGTCCAGTACGTGCGTGGAATCCGTGCGCCACTTGCCTTCCACGCCCTCGGCGTTCGCGTAGAGCGCGAGGAAGTAGTACGAGTTCCACAGCGGCAGCACGGCCTGGCGGACCGCGTCGCGGATGCCCCGCTCGGTGACGACCAGGTTGCCGCCGGTCAGGATCGGGCTCGCCATCAGGTACCACCGCATGGCGTCCGAGCCGTCGCGGTCGAACACCTCGGTGACGTCCGGGTAGTTCCGCAGCGACTTGGACATCTTCTGCCCGTCCGAGCCGAGCACGATGCCGTGCGAGATGCAGGTCCGGAACGCGGGCCGGTCGAACAGCGCGGTGGCCAGGACGTGCAGCAGGTAGAACCAGCCGCGGGTCTGGCCGATGTACTCGACGATGAAGTCGCTCGGGTAGTGGTGCTCGAACCATTCGGCGTTCTCGAACGGGTAGTGCACCTGTGCGTAGGGCATCGAGCCCGAGTCGAACCAGACGTCGAACACGTCCTCGATCCGCCGCATGGTCGACTTCCCGGTCGGGTCGTCGGGGTTCGGCCGCGTCAGCTCGTCGATGAACGGCCGGTGCAGGTTGTCCAGCCGCACCCCGAAATCGCGCTCCAGCTCGTCGAGCGAGCCGTAGACGTCGGTGCGCGGGTACGCCGGGTCGTCCGACTGCCACACCGGGATCGGCGTGCCCCAGTAGCGGTTGCGCGAAACCGACCAGTCGCGCGCGTTCTCCAGCCACTTGCCGAACTGGCCGTCCTTGACGTTCTCCGGGTACCAGGTGATCTGCTGGTTCAGCTCGACCATCCGGTCCTTGAACTCGGTGACCGCGACGAACCACGACGACACCGCGCGGTAGATCAGCGGGTTGCGGCAGCGCCAGCAGTGCGGGTACGGGTGCTCGTAGGTCTCGTGGCGCAGCAGCAGCGCGCCCTGGCTCGCGGCGGAACCGGTGCCGTTCTTGAGATCGCGGATGATGTTCGGGTTCGCGTCGAAGACGAGCTGGCCCGCGTAGTCCGGCACCGTCGCGTCGAACTTGCCGCCGGAGTCGACCGGGGTGACCGGGGTGATCCCGGCCGCGTCGGTGACCACCTTGTCCTCTTCACCGTAGGCGGGCGCGATGTGCACGACCCCGGTGCCGTCCTCGGTGGTGACGTAGTCCGCGGCGAGCACGCGGTGCGCGTTCTCCGTGCCGACGAAGTACGGGAACGGCGGGGCGTAGCGGGTGCCGAGCAGCTCGGCGCCGCGGTAGCGCGCGACGACCTCGGGTTCCTCGCCGAGTTCCTTGGCGTACGCGGCGACCCGCGCCTCGGCGAGCAGGAACCGCTTGTCCCCCTGTGCTTCCGAGCGCACGACGACGTAGTCGACCTCGGGGTGCACCGCGGTCGCGAGGTTCGACGGCAGCGTCCACGGGGTGGTCGTCCAGATCAGCAGGTAGGTGCCGTCGAGGTCGTTCCCGTTGCCCTCCAGGCGGTATCCGACCGTGACGGCCGGGTCCTGGCGGCTCGCGTAGACGTCGTCGTCCATCCGGAGCTCGTGATTGGACAGTGGCGTCTCGTCGCGCCAGCAGTACGGCAGGACGCGGTAGCCCTCGTAGACAAGTCCCTTGTCCCACAAGCGTTTGAACGCCCACAGCACCGACTCCATGAAGGTGACGTCGAGCGTCTTGTAGTCGTTCTCGAAGTCGACCCAGCGCGCCTGCCTGGTGACGTAGGCCTGCCACTCGCCGGTGTAGCGCAGCACGGACTCGCGGCAGGCCTCGTTGAACTTGTCGATGCCCATCGCGTCGATCTCGGCGGTCTCGGTGATCCCGAGCTGCCGCATCGCCTCCAGCTCGGCGGGCAGGCCATGGGTGTCCCAGCCGAAGCGCCGGTCGACGCGCTTGCCCTTCATCGTCTGGTAGCGCGGGACGATGTCCTTGACGTACCCGGTGAGCAGGTGCCCGTAGTGCGGCAGGCCGTTGGCGAACGGCGGGCCGTCGTAGAACACGTACTCGTTCGATCCGTCGGTGCCCGCGTCGCGGGCGTCGATCGTGGCCTGGAACGTGCGATCGGACTCCCAGTGCGCCAGCACGTCCTTTTCCAGGTCCGGGAAGGACGGCTGCGACGGGACCTGGCCGTCGTGGGACTTGGGGTACATCCTGCGCGCTCCTCGCGTGTTCGTCGCTCTCGTACGGCTCGGCGGCACTGCGCCGGCGAGCCACACGGGGACGAAGACGCTCGCGCGTTCCGCGGTACCACCCCGCTTGCCCGCGCACGCTGCTCGCGCGGGCCACTTCCTTTTCACGGCTGTCACGGGCCGCACCCGGCCGGGTCTACTGGGGACGCCCGTCCCGTTCTTCCGGCGGCTCCCCGGTGATGGCCGGATCAACGCCTGTGCTCTTCCAGGTTAACCCGCCGGTCGAGGCGTTTTCCACGCGGCCCGCCTCCTCGAAGGGTGGCATGGCGTGCCCGGCTCTAGGGTGACGCCCATGAAGGGGCCCGGAATGCTGGTGGTGCTGCTCGTCATCGTCGGGGGCACGGCGGGCCTCGGCACGGTCGTAGGGCTCGGCAACGCCGCCGTGCTGGCCGCGCTCACCGCGCTGTTCTGCCTCATCGCCGCGCTCGGCGGGCCGCTGCGGGCGGATCTGCGGCTGCTGGCGGTGTTCGCGCCCGCGCTGGTCGTCGCGGTGGGCGTGCCGCGGCTGCTGGGCGCGGTCTCGCCCGCCGCGGCGATCGCGCTGGTGACCGTGGTGGTGTTCGTCGCGGGGCTGCTGCCCGCGCTCGGCTCGCGGTACGTCACGGTCGGGCTCGGGCTCGGCATGGCCTCGCTGTTCGGCTACGGGTTCCAGATCAGCGGCGGGGCGAGCGCGGGCCAGATCATCGGCGCACCCGCGCTGGCCGTCGCGGTGGTGTTCGTGCTGCGGATCCTGATCGGGCTCTCCGATCCGGGGAAGGCGACGAGAGCGGCCCTCGCGGACACGCTCACCGCCGAGAACGTCGAGACACCCGAGAAGGCGGCCAGGACCTGGCTCGCCGACCGCCCGGAACGGTGGACCGCGCGCGTCCTCGGCGCCTCGATGCGGTACCGCACCGCACGGGCGATCCTCGCGGTGCGGCTACGCACGCTCGACGACGCGGCCGCGAAAGCGGTCACCGCCGAGTTGGAGAAGGCGGGCGAGCACGCCGAAGCGCTCGCCACCGCCGTGCGCGCGAAAGAATCGTCCTCAGTGGACAAAGCGGGCGGCGGCGCCGGTCTCACCGGCGCGATGTGGTCGGCGCTCGACGCGGTCCGCGACGCCGAGGCCACCCGTGACCGGTCGCGTGTGGACGTTCCGAAGTCGTTGCGGCGCCAGGTGCTCGGCAGCGAACTGCGCGGCGCGCTGTCCTGGCGGTCCGCCCAGCTGCGGCACGCGGTGCGCTGCGCGCTGGGCATGCTGCTCGCGCTCGTGCTGGCCGGGTTCCGGCCGGGCGACCCGCTCACGGTGGCGTTCCTGATGGGCACGTTCGCGGTGATGCAGCCGGAATGGCGCGACAGCGTCGAAAAGGCGAAGCAGCGGATCGCGGGCGCGATGGCGGGCGCCGTGGTCGTGGTGCTCGTGATCTGGCTCCTGCCGCCCGCCGCGCTGCTGCCGATCGCCCTCGTCGCGGTGCTCGGCGGGTTCACGGTGATGCGGAGCGAACCCGTGGTGTTCAACGGGTGCATGGTGCTGATGAGCGTCGGCGTCAACGCGGGCACGCGGCATCTCGACCCCGGCGAGGTGCTCGTGGAGTACGTGCTGCTCATCCTGCTGGCCGCGGTGATCGGGCTGCTGTTCGGGTTCGCCGCGATCCCCGGCGTGCGCAAGCCGTCGGTGGCCGAACGGTACGAGCGCGCCGTCGCCGCCGCACGGGACATGCTCGCGGCGGCCGCCTCGGCGCTGCGCGGCGACGAAGTCGGCCAGCACGAGCTCGCGCTGCGCTTCGCCGAAGCGGCCAGGGCGAGGCAGGAACTGGTCACCCCCGAACCGGGCAGCGCGGAACCGGTACCGGCGCAACGGCAAGCGGTCGAGGACGCCGACGAAAGCCTGCGCGGGCTCTCCGGGGCCGCCGCCGCGCTCGTGCTGGGCCGCGACCAGGCCGCGCCGATGGCCGAGCCGGTCGGCGAAATCGTCCAGGCGCTCACCGTCGGCGCGGAACCCGATTTCGAACGGCTCACCGGTTTCGACCCGGAATCGCTCGGCGACGAACGGCGGCTCCTGCTCGACACCCTCACCTCGGACGCGCTGCGCCTGCACGAAGCGGGCGCGGCGCTGGCCGGATCGTCGCCACCGTGACCGCGATCGCGGCCAGCCACAGCGCCGCGGCGGTCACCCCGATCGCGTGCAGCCCGCCGGTGAACTCGGCGGCGTCGCGCGGTTCTCCCGCCAGCGCGCCGAAAAGCGCGACGCCGATCGCGCCCGCGGCCTGTCGCGCGGTGTTGTTCACGCCGCTGGCCACGCCGCCGTAGCCCGCCGGTGCCCCGCTGACCGCCGCCGAGACGACCGCGGCGGTCAGCAGGCCCATTCCGGCGCCGAGCGCCGCCAGCGTCGGCAGGAGCGTCAGGTAGCCGCTGCCGGGGCCCACGCGCAGCAGGTTCAGCATGCCGAGCGCGCCGAGCGCCAGCCCGGCGACGATCGGCGTCCTCGGCCCGTAGCGCGCGGTCAGCCTCCCGGTAACCGGCGCCAGCAGTGCCAGCGGCGCGAACAGCGGCAGCATGCGCACGGCGGAGCCGAGCGGGCCAGCGCCGAGCACGTCCTGCAGGTACAGCGTGGCGACCAGGATCGTGCCGAGGCCGACGAGGTTCATCGCGCCCGCGACCAGATTCGCACCGAGGAACGACGCGGAGCCGCGTAGCTCGACCGGCACCATCGGGTGCGCGCCGCGCCGCTGGGAGAACGCGAACGCGATCCCGGCCACCACCGCGAGCGCCCCGGCGCCGATCCCGTTCGTGCCGCCGTCGATCACGGCGTAGACGAGGGAAGCCAGGCACACCGCGCCCGTCGCGGCGCCCGCCCAGTCGACGGGCCGGTCCTCGCGCGCGCCCGCGGGCACGAGCCGCAGCGACAGCGCGATCGCCGCGGCGACCAGCGGCACGTTTAGCCAGAACAGCCACCGCCACCCCACCGCGGCGACGACCGCCCCGCCGAACAGCGGGCCGCCCGCGAGCGCGAGCGCCGAAACCCCGGCCCAGATGCCCAGCGCCCGAGCCTGCTCCCGGCGTTCCGGGTAGGCGTCGGTGATCACCGCGAGCGTGCCGGGCAGCAGCAACGCGGCCCCGATCCCTTGCAGGACACGGAATCCGATGAGCTGACCGGTGCCCGCGGCGAGCGCGCACCCCGCCGAAGCGGCACCGAACACGGCGAAACCCGCGATCACCACACGCCGGTGCCCGAGCGAGTCGCCGAGCGCGCCGCCGGTGAGCAGCAGCGCGGCCAGCACCACGGCGTAGGCGTCCACGATCCATTGCAGCTGCGCCACTCCCGCGCCCAGCCGCGCCCCGATCGTCGGCAGCGCGACGTTCACCACCGTCACGTCGAGCTGGACCAGGAACATGCCCGCGCACATCGTCAGCAGGACCGCGCCCCGCCCGGTCCTCGTCATCGTCCGCATGCCGCCAGCGAACCGCGGAAACACTTCCACCGGGACGGAAGTGTGGATGCGGCACCATGGGGTCATGGCCACGAAACGCACCGGCGGGGACGTGGACGTCGCGCGGACCGCGTCCCTGTTCGCCGACCCCGCGCGCGTCCGCGTGCTGATGGCACTGACCGACGGGCGCTCGCTCGCCGCGTCGGTACTCGCCATGGAGGCGGGGTTGAGCGCGCAGGGCGTCAGTTCGCACCTTGCGAAGCTGCGCGATGCCGGGCTGGTCACCGCCGAAAAGTCCGGGCGGCACCGGTTCTACCGGCTCTCCGGCCCCCGCGTGGCGGAGCTGATCGAGTCGCTGGCGAGCTTTTCGCCGGTGACCGAACCGGTGCGATCCCTGAAGGCGGGCACGCGGGCGGAAGCGCTACGACGCGCCCGCACTTGCTACGACCACCTCGCCGGACGGCTCGGGGTCGCCGTCACCACCGCCCTTCTCGACCGCGGCGCACTGGTTTCGCTCGACGGCGTCCCGACCACGGTCCGGCGGGACGGCGACCGGATTTCCTCGCCCCTGCAAGGACATCCGTACGCACTCGGCCCCGAAGCCCGCCCCGTGTTCGCCAAGCTCGGCGTCGACGTGGACGAAGTCACCGCCGCCCGACGGCCGCCGCTGAAGTTCTGCCTCGACTGGTCCGAACAACGCCACCACCTGGCCGGCGGCCTCGGCGCCGCGCTCGCCGACGCCGTCCGGCACGCGGGCTGGGTCCAGCGCAGGCAGGAAGGCCACCGCGCGCTACGCGTCACGGAGGACGGCGCGCGCCGGTTCAAGGACCTGCTCGGCGTCGAACTGAGCTGACGAGCACTGTGCGTGCCCGCGGCAGGGGCGTCCGATCGCGGGCAGGGTGATGGCCGGTCGGCACTTTCGTAGGCGATCGGTGACGATCCGTCAGCGGGGCGGTTACCTGACCCGGTGGACCTGGGTTTGTCCTCTGCCGCAAGGCAAAGCGCGCTCCTAGGTTCGAAGGCGGAAGCACACCCGACACCCGTTGTGGAGGACCCCATGCCCGGCTCGGATCGCAGGAACTTCCTCAAGGGCGCCGCCGCCACGGCGGCGCTCGGTGTCACCGGAGTCGCCGCGGGCGCGCTGTTCGGCGGCTCGGAGGCCATGGCCGTGTCCCAGACGGGGCTCCCGCCGATCGGCGCCGAGATCCCGATGAGCGGCCTCGCGATCAACACCCCGTTGCAGATCAGGACCGCTCTGGTGAGCGTGGACTTCCGCGGCGGTATCAAGGTTCGCGTCGACGTCAACCCGGACGATCCGATCAACTCGGTGCGGTTGCGGGTGGTCGGGTTCAGGATGAGCGCCGAGATACCCGGTGGCGACGCTCGCCAGGGCGGCACCATCACGATCGAGCAGAACGACGTTGACGTCGACCCGAAGAGCCTGCTGAAGCTGACCCAGCGCTTCCCGCCCCGCTACGAGCAGATCATGGTGCTGAGCTTCACCATGACCATCGACCAGCCGGACGCCCTTCGCGCCGCGGGAGTGCCCGCGAACCGGCTCGACGAGCCGCTGGTACTCACCACGAAGGATCCGGCGGTCCTGATCGGGAAGATCACCCAGTTCCCGCCGAGGGGCGATCTCTACCAGCTGCAGAACCCGGTGGACCTGATCCTCCCCGAGGATCCGGACACCACGATCGCGACGATCCAGAAGTTCCCGGTGAAGATGGGCGGACTCTAGTCTTCCGACTTCGAAGCCTTCGCGGCCTTGCGGTGCTCGGCCGCGAGCTTCGAGTCCGGGGTGCACCGGGCGCACGGGGTGAACCCGAGGTCCCGCGCCTCCTTGACCGCGATCGGGATGGTGTCGCGGTCGGCGAGCCAGCGGCAGTCGGTCAGGTGGTAGCGCGGGAACTCGTCGACCACCACGACCTCGGTCTCGAGCTCCGACACCACGAGCAGATCCGCGGCGTCGGTCTGCTCCTCCGCCGGGTCACCACTCTCCGTCACCTGGGTCGCGCCGCCGTCCTCGGCCGCGGACTCCTCTTCGGCGTCGCTTTCTTTCGCCGATTCGAGTTCACCCGCAGCGGGGAGGAGGGCGGTCTGATCGGCGCCCTCGGACTCGTCCTCGCTCGGCAGTTCACCGCTGACGCTCTCGTCTTCCGCGCCTTCGAGATCGTCGTCACCGCCGTCTTCGGCGGCGGCCGCCTGCTTGGCACGGGCGCGGCGACGGATCCGATCCACGCCGAGGAGCGCGAGCGCGACGGCCGACACGCCGAGCGAGATCCAGGCCCACAGGGAGGTCGCCGTGATCAGCGCCGCCACCAGCAGTCCGAGCGCGGCCAGGATGAAGAGGAGGACGATGTAGAGCACGCTGAATTACAACACGAACCGGACGCGAAAACGGCTCCGACCCTCCAACTCGGAGTGTCGGAACCGTTTCCGCGTGTATCCGGACAGCCAGTATCAGGCGGCCGGTCAGCCCGCTTCCGCGCGCGGACCGAACGAGTAGCCCTGGTTGCCCGACGAGCCGCTGCCCCCGGACTTGCCGGACCCGGCCGAAGCCGAGGTGGGTGCCGCGGAACCCCGGTTGTCGAGCTCGCGCAGCTGGGACTCGAGGAACCCGCGCAAGCGCGTCCGGTACTCGCGCTCGATCGTGCGCAGAGTCTCCAGTTCCTTGTCCAGCCCGCTCTTCTCGTTGTTGAGGTTGTTCATCGTCTCGGTGTACTTGCGCTGCGCCTCGCGATCCATCGCGGTCGCCTTTTCGCGCGCCTGGCGCTCCAAGGTGTCCGCCCTGGTCCGCGCGTCGTTGAGCATCGTCTCGGCGCGGGTGCGGGCCTCGTTCACCATCGAGTCCGACTTCGACCGCGCGTCGGAGAGCAGCTGCTCGGACTTCGTCCGCGCCTCGGCGAGCATGCCGTCGGACTCGGTCTTGGCCTCGGCGGTCAGCCGGTCGGCCATCTCCTGCGCCAGGCCGAGCACCTTCGCCGCCTGGACGTTGGGCTCGCCGTTGGCGTCGGTCATGCCGCCGTGCGCCTGGGTCTGCTCCATCGCGGTCGGCGGCGGCACCGGTGCGAGCCTTCTCGGCTCCTCACGCACCTGTTGCGGCGGCGGCGCGCCGACGGAACCGGCGCTCGCCTTCGCGGTCTCGAGCTCGCCGCGGGTGGACTCCAGCTCGGAGTCGAGCTGCTCTACCTGCTGCCGAAGCTCGTTGTTGTCTTCGATCAGCCGCGCCAGCTCGGTTTCCACCAGGTCGAGGAACGCGTCCACCTCGTCCTCGTTGTAGCCCCTCTTGCCAATAGGCGGCTTGCTGAACGCGACGTTATGCACGTCAGCGGGGGTCAACGACATCAGATCACCTCACGCACTCCATGGCCTGCAGGTCACCCGGGTTCCCCGATCACCCGGGTTGTGCCAGTCGCATCAGTATGAACACGACCAACAGCAGCACCATAATCGATAAGTCCAGTCCGACGCCGCCAATCCGCACCATCGGGATGATCCGCCGGAGCAATCGCACCGGCGGGTCGGTCACTGTGTAGATGGTCTCCAGCGTCACCGCAACCCCTCCGGCGGGACGCCACTCTCGTGCGAACGCTCGCACGAGCTCGACCACGACACGCGCTGTGAGCAGCAGCCAGAACGCGAACAGCACATACCAGACGACAGTCCAGACCACTTCCACAACACCACTCTGCCACACGGCCGTTTGAAGACGGACATCGACGGACCGACCGGGCCGCCGCGAGGCTCACCCGGTTGGGAAGATCACTTTTTCCGCACTGTTCCGTCCGCCGAAACCTGGTCGTCGCACCCGATTCCGTTCACCGGATGCGCATCGATGGTCACCACAGAGTCACTGGCGCAGAAACAGTCCCCCTTCGGCGATCCGCCTGCGGTCCTCGGCGGTCACGTCGACGTCGGGCGGTGAGAGCAAGAACACCTTGTTCGTCACCTTGTCCATCGAGCCGCGCACCGCGAAGGCCAGCCCCGCCGCGAAGTCCACGATCCGCTTGGCGTCCGCGTTCTCCATCTCGGTCAGGTTGATGATCACCGGCACCCCGTCCCGGTAGTGCTCGCCGATGGCGCGCGCTTCGAGGTAGCTCGTGGGGTGCAGCGTGGTGATCCGGCTCAGCGGGTCGCGCACGGGCGCCGACCGCGGCGCCTCCGGAACCGGGCGCAGCCGCGCGATCGGCTCCGGCTGGCGGTCGACCGCCAGCGCGCCGTGCACCGCGGGCTCCGGGGCGGAAAACCCGGAGCGTGCGCGCGGCCGCACGCCGGTGTCCTCGAAATCATCAGAACGGTACCGTCCGCGCGACCTGGCCGGTTGCTGTTCGTAGCCGTCGAACTCGTCCGCGGCGTAGCCGCGCCGGTAGTCGTCGTCGAACTCGTCGTAACCGACGCCGTCTTCCTCGTCGGCCGGGACCATACCGAAGTAGGCCTTCAGCTTCTGTAGCGCGCTCATGCCTCTCCCTAGCCCTAGCCGCTCCTCGCCACCTGCTACCCGGCGGTACCCGAGATCAAACAGGCGATCCAGGCCGGGTGCAACTCCCTTAGAGCGAGGCTAAACCGCGCCCACCGAGCAACGCGGTTCCGACACGCACACACGTCGAGCCGTGGTGGATGGCCACATCGAGATCACCGCTCATGCCGGCGGACAGTTCGGTCGCCTCCGGATGGTCGCGCCGGGTCCGTTCCGCCGCCTCGGCGAGCCTGGCGAACGCGGGCGCCGGGTCCGCGCCGAGCGGAGCGACCGCCATCAGCCCGCGGAGCCGGAGTTCACTCGAATGCGCTACGACTTCCGTCAGTGCGGCCAGTTCGTCCAGCGGGCACCCTCCGCGGCCCTCAGCGTCCGTCTGAGGGTCGTCGAGGGAGGCCTGGACGAGGACGTCCATCGGTTGCGCACGGTCACCGGCGTCGAGCGCGGCGCGGACGGCCTTGGCGAGCGCTTCGGCCAGCCGCGGCGAATCGACCGACTGCACCTCGGAGGCCCACCTCGCGACCGAGCGCGCCTTGTTGCGCTGCATCCGGCCGACCATGTGCCAGCGGATCGGGAGTTCCGAGAGCTCTCGCGCCTTCACGGCGGCCTCTTGGTCGCGGTTCTCGGCGAGATCGGTTATCCCGAGCTCGGCGAGCAGCGCGGCGTCGGAGGCGGGGAAGGTCTTGGTCACCGCGAGCAGGCGCACCTCGCCGGGGTCGCGCCCGGCGTCCGCGCACGCGGCGCCGATCCGAGCGCGCACCTCCGCGAGCGATTCGGCGAGTTCGGCTCGCCGCTGTTCGCTCACGGCTCGATCCAGGTCAGCGCCGCGAGCCTGCCGGTGGTGCCGGTGCGGCGGTAGCTGAACAACGTGTCCTCTTCGGCGGTGCACCGGGGATCGGCGCCGAGCTTGCCGATCCCGGCGTCGGCGAGCTGGCGCCACAGGCCCGCGCGCAGGTCGAGGCCCGGCGTGCCCTTGCGGGTCTTGCACACGCTTCCGGGCAGGTGCGCCTCGACGTCGTCGGCCATCTGCCGCGGCACCTCGTAGCACTCTCCGCAGATCGCCGGGCCGAGCAGCGCCTCGATCCGGCTCGTCTCGGCGCCCGCGGCGCGCATCGCCTCGAGGGTCGCGGGGACGACGCCGATCCTGGCGCCGACGCGGCCCGCGTGCACGGCCGCCACGACGCCCGCTTCGGCGTCGGCGAGCAGTACCGGGACGCAGTCGGCGACGAGCACCACGACGGCCACCCCCGGTGTCGCGGTGACCAGCGCGTCGGTCGCCTCGGCCGCCGCGGTCTCGGTGCCGTCGACCGTGGTGACGGTGCGGCCGTGGACCTGTTCCATCCAGGCGAGCCGGTCCTCGCGCAGGCCCAGTTCCGCGGCGAGGCGCTTGCGGTTGGCGAACACCGCGCCTTCTTCGTCGCCGACGTGGTCCGCGAGGTTGAAGGAATCGAAGGGTGGCCGCGACTGTCCGCCCGCCCTCGTGGTGACCACCCGCCGAACCCGCACAAGCCCTCCCGGTACCCGGAAAACCCTTCAGCACCAACCCAACCACACACACCGGAAAGACCGAAGGCCACCTCGACCACGGCGCGGTCGAGGTGGCC is part of the Amycolatopsis sp. CA-230715 genome and encodes:
- the pgeF gene encoding peptidoglycan editing factor PgeF, encoding MRVRRVVTTRAGGQSRPPFDSFNLADHVGDEEGAVFANRKRLAAELGLREDRLAWMEQVHGRTVTTVDGTETAAAEATDALVTATPGVAVVVLVADCVPVLLADAEAGVVAAVHAGRVGARIGVVPATLEAMRAAGAETSRIEALLGPAICGECYEVPRQMADDVEAHLPGSVCKTRKGTPGLDLRAGLWRQLADAGIGKLGADPRCTAEEDTLFSYRRTGTTGRLAALTWIEP